The nucleotide sequence TTTTTTAACCAGGCAGCGTTGTTTTTCGCGTTTCTCGTTAGTtctttatttttccttttgcCTGCGGACCTTCTTTGTTGCTGCCTTTTCAGCTAGCTCCTCCTTGTTTTCCGCtcctctctccctctctcgctCTGGCGCTCGGCGCAGTTGCTGGGGCGCGTTTCACGTCACGTTCGCGGCTAACGGTGCGTCGGGCGGTACTCCTTTTAATTTCCGTGCAATTCCGTGTAATTGCAATTAACAGCACAGGAAAACAATAATTTCGTATGTAAAATGTACATGAAATCTACAACAACAAATCTAAAAACAGCAAAACAGAGCAGGACTTCTCGGAGCGGACGTAAGAAAACGTAAGTGTCGGCCGAACGTAAGTGTCAGTGAAAAAGGGAGACAGCCTCAGCGTAAGTGtcagtaaatatatatatcgtATATATCGTATGAAATCTAGGCTGTCGTTAGAGGTGGACTGTTTGACTGTTTGGGTTTGATGGGGTTTGAACTGAACCGAACTGCTGTGCGCGTGTTACGTAGTACGTAAGTGTCGTGAAAAAGCGAGATGCAAGATGCTTCGTAAGTGTCAGCAAAACGTAAGCCAACGTAAGTGTCAGTGAAAAAGGGAGACAGCCTCAGCGTAAGTGTCAGTAAAAAACGTAACGTAGAGAGAAGAGATGAAATCTAGGCTGTACGTTAGAGGTGAGGTGCAGAAACATCGATGCGTCGATGGCACCAAGCCGATGCCACTATCGATATCGATGGGTGGTATCTGGCCGGCACTATCGATGGGTTTGGACTATTGGGGCAGAAAAGctatttaatttgttttcggATTCAGTCGGTTATTGCTTGGGCGATTATTATGAATATTTGGCTTAAAAGCAGAAAAAATCTCGATTATGAATTATTTAGTAAAAATAACCATCTTGGTTATAAACCAGGTTGGCATCTCCTTGATAAACAGTTCTTAGCCCGGACGCAAACCTGTGCCTCCTAGATCGCCCACCACTGTTACGAAAACAGCATGGACAGACTGAAATTCAACAACTTggtaaataattattttatatcaAAATTAGTGCTTATTTATCAATGAGAACTCGCACAGGTGATAACCAACAAGAAGGGGATCCAAAAGGCACGCGCCCAGACCATCGCCAAGCTCGTCCAGAAGCTGCGAAAGACAAAAGATGTGTTGGCCAAAAAACCGGACAGCGACAAGGAGAAGATCCGTCTGCGCAAATATAGCGAATGCCTGGCTCAGCTGAAGGCACTGAAATGTTTGGACCTAGTACGTGAATGTCTCCTTCAAGAGGGCACCAATCCTAATGCGGTGCTAGCCAGCGAGCGCTCCACTCCGGATGAACTGGGCATCGCCATGCTGCGGCTAAACAAACTGATGCACGGACTGGTGGACACGTTCGTGAAGGCCCTCGAGCTGAGCACCGACAAGGAGGCCAAGTGGCGGGAGGAGATCCTGGAGACAAGCAAGCGACGGGCCAAAATCGAACGCACTGAGGAGCGGAAAAGAAAGCGCAAGGAGCTGAAGGAGCAGAAGGCTCTAACCAAGAACAGATTGGAGTGGTTGGAGCAGAACAAAGTGGCGGGTTCAGAAGTTCCATCAACGGCAGCATCGGAGGATACTACTTCTGCGGTTCAAGTCAGCCAGGATGAAAAGCAAGATATCTCCGAGACTCCAGCCAAAACAGAGAAGCCTGCAGTTCCTAACAAGGAAAAGAAGGATAAGAAAATtgccaaaaaagaaaagattATAAAGAAAGATAAACCTCTTGTCAAAAAGGATGAGAAGCCAAAACCAGACATCCCTAAGCCAGTTCCCAAAACGGAATCTGTAGAAAAAGTCAAGGAAAATAACACAAAACCGCTGCAGAAACAACCACAAAAAGAAGTCAAACCGAAGGAACCTAAGCCAAAACCTGTGGACAGAAAGCCAGTCAGAGAACAAAAGCCTAAGCCTCGACCAGAAAGGCAGCCTAGCATTGAAGAAGACGAAGATGAACCCAAACCTGACAGCAATCGTCCCACACACGTAGTCGATCCCTTTTTCATCACGGAATCAGGGCAGCCCTACTTGTCCACCGCCGTGGTTCTTTCCGGCGACAATGACAGCGAAGCTGAAGAGGAACAGAGACCGCCGCCAGTCAAAAAGTTCCGCAACGAGGATCGACGGACAAATACATACCGGGAAAGACCGGAAAGACAGCCAGAGTTCAAAGCGAAAAAGCCAACCGACGACCGTCATCCTTCCTGGCTGGccaagcagcagcagaaaccAATCATCGGTGGTTTCCAGGGCAAGAAGATAACATTCGGAGAAGATGGCCAGGCGGCAGAAATTACGGCTCCCAGCATCAATCTTTCGAGTTCCACTGCTCCTCCTTTATCCACCGATGGCATGCACCCTTCCTGGGTGGCCAAGCAGAAGTTTAAGCCGAAAATAGCCGCATTCCAGGGCACCAAGATTAAGTTTGACGACGAATAAAAAATGTTGATGgtattttgttgttttaatCACTAAATAACTGCAATCCTCTCCAGATCAGACACCAACTTTGGGCACATAGTGACCACGAATTTTGTCCTCGTTGCGCAGCTTGTCCACGTTGACATCGGGGAACTGGCGACGCAGCGCATCCAGGTCAAAGTTGGGATTGCGACGCAGGATCATCATGACTTCGTTGCGGGAGCGGCTGCAAAAGAACAAGGTTATCGCTGAAATTCCTAATAAAGCCAAAAGATAACCCACTTCTTGGCCTTGCGCTTGGCATTGTACAACTTCTCGCGGTACTTCAGCAGGAATCTGTTTACAGCCCGACCGCCAAAGCCAATGTTGCGGGATTTGATCCATTTGAGGTTCATGAAGGGCGGCAGGACGTGTTCGCAGCTTCTGTAGTTGACCTGCAGTCCAAATGCATTCTTCACGGCCTTCTGGGGCCGCTCACCGGTTTCTCCGGTCTCCAGCAGGTGGTAGGCCTTGTTGCGCTCCCTCACCACCGTCTCCAGGTTCTCCATGGAGATTTTCACCTGCAAACAAGAGTTATACATAAAGCTCCCCGGGATCATGTGACAGCCTACCTTATCGATGCGCTCTGGACTGGGAAAGACTTCCATTTTGTCGTTGCACTCGTGCTCCATGGTCATCAGCATGTTGCGCTCCTTGAGGAGCACGAACCACAGCTGGTGCAGCTCCTTGTTGGACTTGATGCGCAGCTCCTCCGTGCGCCACGCGCGCCCCACCTTGACCTCGTTCTCGCTCCAGTTCTTCTTGTCGTCGAAGAACTCCATCAGATCCCGGCGAACGGGGGAGGTGTGCATCTGCATGGCCATTGGAGCATGCGGCGTTTGCAGGGCAGCCGCACTACATATTACATAAAAACAAAGACGCGTTTCTGTTAGTTATCCTGTATGAAAGTCAGGTTTGTCTGAGCGGACACACCTGCAGGCCTGCCAAGGCTGCTTGGGAGCGGCCAGAATACTCTTGACCGTCGCATTTCCCACAGTTTTAGccaaattaaaacattttattaacgCCGAAGACATTTTTCCCACCGAACAGCTGTTAGAGCTGAAACCACAATCGATTGTTGTTATCGCTGGTTTGGGTATCCACTAATCTATTACCAGGGCTGCCACACCCCCCAAGTGCCAATAATCGATGGTATCACCTGGCTATCGTCTTAGTTCCAGTTCTAGTTGCTAATGAAAAATCGAATTTTTCGACTCAAATCGACTGAAGTTTACACGGGCAAAGTATTACAGAAGTTAGACTCAAGGCGTTACACAACATGCAATAAGTAAATGTAAGTGAAGTGGCCGCTCCCCGATTAAAGGCGGAGCTATCAGTAGCTGGACATTTCGCTTGTTTGTTCTATCCCAAATCCACTTTGTATGCAGGAACGCCAAGTTTTCCGTgtggctgtgtgtgtgtgcgtgcgtgtGAGTGTGCTGGTGTTTGTAGCATTCAGTacacaaatttaaattgataAAACTCGACAAAGCCAGCGGTTCTGAATTGCAACGAGTGCATTCCCTGCAGTGAGCCAAGTGCTTATTAATTGTGCATTTATCACAGCAAATTTGAGGAATTTGCACCTCTAAATAGGCGAGCCAAAACAGATTCATTGAACGAGACGGGGGAAAAAAACAAATCTAGAGCGATGTAGTAATTGGACAGTGTTGCCGAGCTGCTCCGAATTGTTAGTGTGCAGTGCAGTGTGgctacataaatatttatctcGCCGCGTTATCAGGCAGCATTATTATTGAAGAAGAGCAGAAAAAGTGTATATTTGGGCGTTACAATTGTTTATTGGATGTGCCGTGGCGGTTATATAAAAAGCAGACCTTCATTGAATTAAAAGGTCAGCGAGTGAATTGATTGATCAATTTGGCAAGGGGTGAGGGGGTTGGGGAAGAGGGGGAGTATCTTGTAGGGTTTTCTTTTCTCGCCTTCTCTGCTTCCTGTTTTTCTTCTCATTTCTCTCTTCCCGCTTTTCGTAAGGCTTTTCTGCTCTTCCACGGTGAACGCCCAAAAACACAAACAAGTCTTTATGTTTGTAGTGTAGTGTCGCTATGTGTGCGTTTTTTCTGCTTCtgctttttttttctgttacTGGGGTTAATTTCTCGGTGTCGCCTCAATTATTCGGCCTCCTTGCATTCCTCCGGTTCGCTTTGCTGGACTTTCGGTGACACTTGTTGCCGCTGCTAACAGAGCACTTGGTCCCTATACCAAATCCATAATCCCAAACCCCTGTTAACAGATCTCTTGGTCCCCATACCGAATCCCCAGTCCAATCCCCCGGAAACCTTGTCATATCGTGCGATAACCTTTCGTTTGCGTCCCATTTGATTATCATGTTCCTAATAGAAGTAACAACAAATAGCGGAATATAAGGTTCTCCAAACTCATTCTGACAGATTCTGGAGCGGCTTTATCAAGTATTCCTCCAGTTTTTAGTTTGCGACGCCCATATTATGGCGATAAATCGTACATGTGGCTTTTTTATGGACTGTGTTTATCTTTACCCCTGACAACTCATTATCGCACATGTTcagtttttccaaaaaaaatttataaaatggCTTCTACTATATATactataaaataattaaagcaCTAATACTTACATATAACTGGTAGAAATATCACTGTAACTATGACAACACACTCTAAAACAAATGGCTCATCGTGTCGTATACGTGATTTTTTGATGAACCGCTAAATTATATTCAAACTTCTTCCCTAATTTATGGATTTCTCGTGATCTACTAGACAAACAATAGCATGCTGATAAAGAAACTCAgtaatgatttatttatttacaagtatttgtttatttagAAGCACACAGTTTGTTTGGGTATTATTTAAAGTAAACGAATTTTACTGATAAAAGTATATAAGAGGATGACATCAAACAACAAGCTATACGACCGCTAATTATATGGTGtggtatttaaaatatatattagttttgagatcatttAGGCTGGTAATGGGTTCCATTTTACTATCTTACCATAATTAgtaaaataacaataattcATATCTACTAAGTATATGTGTAGATTATATGCAAAATACTTTAAGTATTTAACTAATATAAGCTAAGTAAACCTAGTTCTAAACATGTTCTGTGTGCCTGGTAATGTGGAGGCAGTGAGTAGTTGTGCTGTATTCTCTTGAAGCTCTGCTCTATTCATTTAAATGTGCGTGTGCATTGAAGAAGAAAGCCAACGAAAGTTGTTCGCCACATTACCGGCAATGTTGCAACACCGGGCGCGTTGTAACCGTGTGCAAGATGCGCGAAATTCAACCAAAcgcgaaaataaaaacaagtggcgaggCGAAAAGTAAACAAAGTATAATGGAGAAAGAGCAGGGAGCACGGAGCAGCAGCCACCTCCTCATGGGAAGCATTACCAGGTCGCCAGTTAAAGACttcacacacaaaaaaaacctCAAACCTCgatctttcttttctttaCTCTTTTCTCGGTACCAAAGACCGAAGAGATCAAAATGTCGCAAAAAGAATTGGCGGCACTTGTCGCCACAAGAACGAGCCGCAAGCGCACCGTGCCCTCTTCCACATCCCCAATGACCACTCGCTCGGAACCGAGATCTATTATCGAGATACATATATCCAATGACGCAGCGTCCACAAAGAGAGCTTGCCGGGAAGTTGAGAAACCGTCGTCAAGGGCGGAACAGCCACTTCCACAGGAAGAAGAGAGCCAGGGTCAAGTGCCCCCGCTGACCGAGGAAGAGCAGCAGCGGCACAATGAGTTCCGGACCAGTGGCTCGATATTTCTGCAAGATTTGCCCTGCTTCAAGCTGCAGCAGACCCAGCCACCACCAGGTTCCTCGCCGATTCCCAAGTGtcgagagtgccgacgaagaaACCTGGCCACCAAGGAGGGTGAGACCAGCGCAGTAAGCGATGTCTACTGCCGGTTCTATGAATTTCGACGCCTCCAGTTCAACGAGAAGGGCGAGTTGGGCGTGGTTGGTTTTCCCAATCCCTACAGCGAACCCTCACCGGAGGACATTGCCATTTGGCAGCCAGATAAAAATACTGCCCCGACCAGCGGTTATATGGACATACAGGTCTGCAGGTACATTCTGCTCCATGCTGGCGACCAGTTTTGCTATTTGTGGCGCCAGGAGGCGGAGGCTTTACGGTTGCATCAGAACCCGGACGGCACCATCGCTTGGAAGAAGGCCGTGAAGGGCACTCGAGAGATTTGTGACGTGTGTGACACCACGCTGTTCAACTACCACTGGACCTGTAGCAAGTGTGGCTTTGGAGTGTGCCTCGACTGCTTCAAAGATCGCAAGGAGGGACAGCGACTGCGTCGTGCAGAGAACGCAGCCCAAAAGGGATGCGACGAGTACCACTGGCTGCTCTGCACCGATCCCAGTGGGCCCCAGGAGCACGCCCTCACCGAGTTGATGCTGACCCAGATCATAGCCGGCGATGCCCTCAACGTCTTGGGCAGGCTGCTGCACGAGGTGCGGACCTTGTGGCAGGTGCCACAGGTGTGCGGCTGTCTGTTGAGCAAGCAGGCGGTGGAGGACGCTCAGCTAAACGAGCTGATTCAGGATATGATTAAGGAGTCCCAGTTGAAGCAACACACTAGCTTCTCGTCGCTGGCTTCCGAGCAGAAGGTACACCAACAGCAGCGCCTCGATCAGCTGCACGCCAAGAAGCTGGAGTTTGCCAGGGAGCGGGGCATAGATTATGTGCCAGGAAGAGTTTGGACCAAGGAGACGTTGGGAAAGGACCCCATTACAACGGCCTTTGACAATTTCAAGCACATTAATTTTCTGAGAAAGGGATTGGCCGGCTTGAGAAGGTTCCTTCCACCCAGGGCCATGACTTTGGCCCACTCCACTCAGTTGGCACCGGGAGTTCCTCACGAGTGGCTCTGCGATGGCAAGTTGCTGCGCCTCACCGACGCCATGCATCCGGATAACCGAGTCCTTTACCAGGAGGTTTGGAAGTGCGGTCAGCCAGTGATGATTTCGGAGGTGGCTCGCTCTTTGAACTTAGACCTATGGCATCCGCAGGCCTTTTGCCGCGACTTTGGCGACAAGCCCAATGATCTTATTAATTGTTTGAATGGAAATCTGGTGCCCAATCAGCCGATGCGACATTTTTGGGAGGGATTTCAGTGTATGAACAAGCGTCTGCTAGATGCTCATGGCAAGCCCATGCTTCTGAAGCTAAAGGATTGGCCGCCAGGTGATGATTTTGCCGAAATACTGCCCACCAGGTTTGCTGATTTGATGAAGGGACTGCCCATGCCGGAGTACACTCTGCGTACAGGCAACCTAAACATTGCCAGTTGTCTGCCCAAGATGTTTGTTCCACCGGATTTGGGACCGAAGATGTATAATGCCTACGGGTCGGCTTTACACCCGGATAAGGGGACAACCAATCTTCACTTGGACATCTCGGATGCAGTCAACATAATGGTTTATGTGGGAATCCCCGAGGATGGAGATACTAAGCCGCAGCTGGCGGCTACGCAGAAAGCCATTGCTCTAGGTGGATGCGATTACATAACCAGAGCTCGTTGCCAATCGCCGGATGTGTTACCTGGCGCGCTGTGGCACATCTTTCCGGCTCGCGATGCCGATAAAATAAGGGATTTACTTAACCGCGTAACTTTGGAGAAGGGCTTTCGTTTGGAGCCCGATCACGATCCAATTCATGATCAGAATTGGTATTTGGACGATAAGTTGCGCGCCCGATTGTTCAAGGAATATGGCGTGGAGGGGCATCCCATTGTCCAGTGTTTGGGAGACGCGGTTTTTATACCGGCTGGAGCTCCTCATCAGGTCCAGAATCTCCACAATTGCATTAAGGTTGCCGAGGACTTTGTCTCGCCGGAAAACATTACCCACTGCTACCATCTCACTCACGAGTTTAGAAGACTTTCGCACTCCCACACAAATCACGAGGACAAGCTTCAGATCAAGAATATTATCTACCATGCCATCAAGGATTGCTGCACCATCCTCACCAGAGCTCTGGACGAGCGAATCGATGCGGAAATGGAAAAGCTTAAAGCCGAATAGATTTCATTATCACTCTTCATGTTTTTAGTTGTTTCCCTCTACTTACAGCAAATCATTTGTacatttgtatttgttttctaccttttaagattttaatttgtcaaaaattcaaTAAATACCTATTTAGAAACAAATAGTGTTGTGGATCTATTTAATTGTCACCCGGTACAGGGATTAACTTAGGCAACATATTTTAGAACTATTTCgaatttattgtttatttagtattaattattttaaacgAACTCTTCAGTATCTACATAGCAAACACTAAGTCCACATAAGATACTCGCCAGCAACAAATGCCCATGCATGCTGAGGACGGAACTGAAACTGATGATGAGGAGTCCATCCCAGACAGACTGTAGCATCGTAAAGATCGTACTACTAACCGGAGGCCCCTAGAGAAGTAAAGTCAATTACAACGCCAGAAAGCCTTTTACGATAACTGAAAGTGGAGAAGGAAACTAAGAGTTTTGCTAAATTAGCCTATAGATTGAAACATTAAGAATACAACTAAGATGACGGTGGATTTCAACGATTATTTTTGGGTAAGACAAATGACTTTTAGTTGTGTTAATAGATAAATACATTTACACTTAATTTCTAGGGCGAGAAAAACAATGGCTACGATGTCTTGTACCACAACATGAAGTTTGGCCTGGTGGCCAGCAAGGAGCTGTCCGAGTTTCTGCGCGAAAAGTCCAACATCGAGGAGCAGAACTCGAAAATGATGTCCAAGCTGGCCCACAAGGCTGGGACACTGAACAGTACTTTTGCTCCTGTGTGGACCATACTGCGGACCTCGGCGGAGAAGCTATCCACCCTCCACCTGCAAATGGTGCAGAAGCTGACCGAGCTGGTCAAGGATGTGGCCAAGTATGCCGACGAGCTGCACAAGAAGCACAAGTCCGTCAAGGAGGAGGAGAGCCAAACCCTCGAGTGTGTTCAAGCCATCCAAACGTCGACGGTGGCGGTGCAAAAGTTGCGCGACCTTTACGCCAGCAAGGTTCAGGAGTTGGAGAAGTTGCGCAAGGACAATGGCTCGCACAAGGATGCCGAGAAGCTGGAGAGTAAGCTAAAGAAACTGCAGGAGGAGTACAAGACTCTGTTGGACAAGCATAACCCCATTAAGAACGAATTCGAGAGACGCATGACACAGACCTGCAAGGTAAAAACCCCTGCAATTGATGACTTGATTATAAGCtaaagttaattaaattttcctTTCTAGCGTTTCCAAGAGATTGAGGAGGTGCATCTTCGTCAAATGAAGGAGTTTCTGTCCACCTATCTGGAAATGCTGCAGAACAATCACGACATGGTGGGTCAAGTACATTCCGATTTTAAGAGGCAGTTTGTTGACATGTCTGTGGACAAACTACTGGAACAGTTTGTGCTGAACAAGTACACTGGTCTGGAGAAGCCAGGTGAGGGAAAATATATCtcttaatatatatataacctAGCTGTAATAGTATtactttattataatttatggTTAACTTTTACTGTATTGTTTTTACAGAAATGCCTGAGTTGGAGTATGTGACTCTATCAAGTGGCTCTCGGCTGCAACAGCCCCAGGTCTCGGCCACCGCATCCAACTCAAATTCGGCTACCAGCATTCAGGCAGCTCTGCGGGCTGGAAATGCAGCGGCAACAGCCTCGGGCAGCGTGGTATCCATGGATCAGCGGGGTGATGCCTTGGCGGCGATCTCTCTTGGCAGCGGAAGTGCAGCCAGCGGTAGTATTCCCTATGCCGAGGATCCGATACTGGGAGCCATGGGTTCGCCACGTCCCACATCACCGGACATGCTGGCGGGACCGAATGCCACGGTGGGCCAGTCGCAGCCGGCTGGTGGAGCCACATCCACTGTGAAGAGTCTGCGATCCTGGTTTTTGCCCACTGCCAAGCCACAGACGTCGACTGGCGCCGGAAATTTTGGTATGAGCGGATACGGAAGTGGCAGCACCAACAACAATACAACCAccacgacaacaacaacagcaagcAACAGTAGCAACAACTTGAACACCAACaacacaacagcaacaactacaacaacaacaactggCACGAATAATCTCACCACCAATATCACCAAAAATTCCCCTATTTCTGAGGATACTAGCAATCAAGGTTCATtctctttgattttaattggttttagtttttatttattatttttgggtTACCACATTTTATGGTTAATGTTTCTTCTGTGTATTTGTAAtgtctatcagtctatctattatgtttttgtatatatttatgtgcGTGTTTACCTTcagtcaaaattttaactattTTGGTTGTTTcgaattatattatttaaaattcttaACACACAAAAAGTCGCTAATCATGTTATGTTAAGTATTTCGAAGTGAAAACTGAATACTGCTTTTATGATCAGTTTCAGTACACATATCTCACATGTATATAATTTTATCCaattctatttatttttatttgaaactTGTTTCGTTTTTAGTTTATTACTATCTGAAATTGTACACTCAAACACCAGCCAATCAATCAGACAATTTTCGGGACTTTCACATAAATACTGCACATCAACTCGCACACACAAATGCCATCAAGCCATTGAACTAACAGCACTAACTACTGCAATCTAATCTCTATGCTTTTCTCCGTCTTATTTCCGTCTTCCACGCTTTGTACACATCCATCGCATCCACCATTGCTCATCCCAATCATCCATCATCCATTATCCATTATCCACTCATCCATGCACCGATCGACTAATCGAAATCAAAACTTTAGATCAGGCACCACAGCAGCCGGCAGAGTCCTTAACTCCAACCGCAAGTGCCACTGCGATTGCAACAACGGCGGGTGCGCCTGGCAAAAAGCAATTGAACGCAACGACAAGCGAGCAGCAGCTATCGAAATCATTAAATGAGCAAGAGCACCTACAACAGACTGCAGCAGCTACGGCAGCAAcatctgcagcagcagcaacaaccgCCACAACGACAACGTCCAGACGTGCAACGtcacttttaaatatattcacATCAAACTCTCAGGGTAAATGATACAAGAATGTCAATGAAAGTGATTGGCCCCCCATTTCACCATTCCCCCCTCCAACTACTAAAACACCTGTACAACTCCACCACCCAAAGAAAAAATTGCATGTTTTAGGCTTAACATGTATATTTAAAGGCTTTTCTGTGTGCTCAACTTATTGTCCTCGTTTAACCTTCAACCATTTTAAAAGCACTTTACGGCGGTGTTTGAGTTCTGAGTTCTGAGGAAGACATTACATTTAAGTTTCAACTGTCAACTGTACTATTCCATCACCAAAGTCTTGACACTGAGGAACACCGAAGTGTTGAGACCCCACCTTCTTTTCCTGTGTGATCTTTTAGTCTTTAGCTCGCTTAAAAAGTCAGTTATCTTACAATCCCTTTGTTTGCTTATGTTAATCTAAATCACCTTTCGCCGGCAGTCTCTGGCATTTTACGAAGTCGCCGCGACAagacaaaaaccaaaaaggcTAAGAAAAAGAAAGACAACGAGGCCGCCGAGCACATACAGGAGGAAGGACTCACCAGGTGGGTTTCGAAATCGATCTCAACTAAAATCTTCTCTTTAACTTGAactatttaattatattttccaGTTTGGAGCGTGCCAACAACACGCTGCTGGACTATGACGACCATGGGCGCAGCATGAAGACCCAGAATTCCAGTGGCAGTAGCGCAGGTGGTGGCTTGGCCGCCCTGTCGGTGACCTCGGCTCAAGGAAGCGTGGATTCGGCGGGAGCAAGCAGCATGGGGGGCAGCGGAGTAGCCGCAGGTGCAAGTGGGAGCCTGCCCAATGCAGGTGCTCTCACCAACTCGGCGTCGACCACAGCTCCGGGCGCCACAAGTGGCACTGGAACTGGCTACGAGGTGGATGAGGAGGGCTTCAGCATACAGCCGGCCAAGGAAATAGCGTGGGAAGAGGGTCAGGACAAATGTGAGGCCCTAAATTGAATCATCCCTACGTTTATGTACGACTAAAGTGGAAAACTATTTCAGCAGGCAGTTTCTACTCCGACTCGGATACGGATTC is from Drosophila suzukii chromosome 3, CBGP_Dsuzu_IsoJpt1.0, whole genome shotgun sequence and encodes:
- the LOC108017449 gene encoding F-BAR domain only protein 2 isoform X3 encodes the protein MTVDFNDYFWGEKNNGYDVLYHNMKFGLVASKELSEFLREKSNIEEQNSKMMSKLAHKAGTLNSTFAPVWTILRTSAEKLSTLHLQMVQKLTELVKDVAKYADELHKKHKSVKEEESQTLECVQAIQTSTVAVQKLRDLYASKVQELEKLRKDNGSHKDAEKLESKLKKLQEEYKTLLDKHNPIKNEFERRMTQTCKRFQEIEEVHLRQMKEFLSTYLEMLQNNHDMVGQVHSDFKRQFVDMSVDKLLEQFVLNKYTGLEKPEMPELEYVTLSSGSRLQQPQVSATASNSNSATSIQAALRAGNAAATASGSVVSMDQRGDALAAISLGSGSAASGSIPYAEDPILGAMGSPRPTSPDMLAGPNATVGQSQPAGGATSTVKSLRSWFLPTAKPQTSTGAGNFGMSGYGSGSTNNNTTTTTTTTASNSSNNLNTNNTTATTTTTTTGTNNLTTNITKNSPISEDTSNQVSGILRSRRDKTKTKKAKKKKDNEAAEHIQEEGLTSLERANNTLLDYDDHGRSMKTQNSSGSSAGGGLAALSVTSAQGSVDSAGASSMGGSGVAAGASGSLPNAGALTNSASTTAPGATSGTGTGYEVDEEGFSIQPAKEIAWEEGQDKSGSFYSDSDTDSDNDKQERRIHVSIKPLKNGQAPMSASVDELRATVENISLSPTGVFSHHSQQLQAARGAPASRQQSPEISNASTPTASVHPYAPLQSPTLSNNNNANNTANSRYADLGDIFSELGDMSMSAPSSATLGKPPGRQIPTPTSASAGGSIAIPRPPSRRSDMIAIGPAATGTAPGRGRMSPAPVVTAMNRAESIGSLEFRTAIGGVGSSRGPSPLTIGISDTIPLAVAFHEIIHAYFRGSDESRCQVKVSGDMMLSFPAGIAGLLANNPNPAKLGFRIKHVQNLENLVPNGKLVQIDRQQSSTVSTMLEFNMGALTALLRRQAENNPTASYFNVDILKYQVRTKPGASSCPFQLVSYWKCESSYTALKVDYKYNNHAMASASPLLNVTLSVPVNGSVRNVQSKPHSAWLGESNRLVWNFTDISQNSQDGGVGTLRARLELNDGPSTPALLATQFNCEGTTLSGIEFELQGSGYRLSLVKRRFVSGKYVCEGDGIRSGATPTPPSVGSTSPYSAKSN